Within Psychrobacter sp. DAB_AL43B, the genomic segment AAACTACCCCATACGTTTTTGTTGGACACCCTATTTGCTATGAAAGCCTTATTAGACTTCATTCCCTTAATCGCGTTTTTTATTGCCGCTCGTTACAATGGTATTTTAGCAGCAGCAGGCGCATTGCTCGTTGCCACTATCATCATCTATGCTATCCACTTTGTGCGTCAAAAAGGCAAGTTTGATAAACAACAATGGGTCGTTCTATTATTAACCATCGTCTTTTGCGGTGGCACACTGCTATTGCGTGACGACATCTACCTACGTTGGAAGTCACCGATTATTAACGGTATCTTTGCTATAACGCTTTTGGTGAGTGCTGCTATTAATAAGCCACTGATGCAATTGGCCATGAAAGATGTTTTTTCGCTGACGATGAGTGGCTGGAAGAAGTTAACTGTCGCTTGGGCATTGTTTTTTGCCTTTATGGGCGTGCTGCATTATATCACGGCATTTACGATGTCAGACGAAGCTTGGATTAACTTTAAAACCTATGGCTGGATTCCAATTATGCTGGTATTTGTGGTCGCCCAATTTTTAGTGTTAAAAAAGCACCTCAATCCCGCACTAACCGACAAAGCAGCTAAGTAAAAGACCATCAAATAGAAAGCCATCACATAATATTTATTATTTTATAATAAACAACCACTTATTTCTAAATTCCAATTGTGACAATGATTAATCATATAGTCTAATTAGGTAGAGTGATTAAAAATATTGTTATTGATTATAGCGCTTTATTCTTACTATTAATTGAGGAAGCAATATGTCCTTATTTGCCATTATTGGTTACGATGTTGCGGGTAGCAGCGCCCAACGTCAGATGACGCGCGCTGAACATCTTGAACGCTTACAAGTATTGAGTCGTGAGCAGCGACTGATTATCGCCGGTCCAACGCCTATTGAGCACGGCAAAAGTGAGATGTCGGGCAGCCTTATTATTGCTGACTTTGACTCTCTTGAGGCGGCTCAAGCTTGGGCAAGCGCTGATCCATACTTGCGTGACGGTGTATACAGTCATGTAGATATCAAGCCGTTTATTCAAGCATTACCAGCAGCTACTGACCGTTCGGCAAATAAGCCATCAGACAAGGTAGCAGCATCGTGATTCAGCAGTTATTTTCATTAAATAGTCATATCTATAAAACTGGCTTTACTAGCATTATATTACTCGCTGCCATATCGGTACAAGCTGCGCCAACGGTTACCACTGCCGATCCAGCAGCAGTGACTATAACAGCGCCCAACGAGGTTGCCCCAACAACGACTGCGACCACCGCTACAAATACCGCGCCAGCGACGAATATTAACGATACCTTAAAGTTTAACGACACCTTGGCGGCACAGTTGCAACCATCAAATAAAGCTCTATCCGCCGCCAATCAGGAATTACTTAGCCGCAATGCCCAGCTGCAGCGCCAAGTCAACGATTTGCAGACTCAAGCAAACGTTTTGGTGTACGAGAGTAAAGGTCAAATATTTTTATATGGGGCATTTACCGTCTTGATTAGTTTATTAGTCGGTATTTTTATCTCATGGTTGGTTTTTGTGCGCCGTGAACGCTGGTAGCACCATTTTTTATCGACTTGCTCTATCTGTTTACCTGATGCCTGTTTGATCACTAATTGAGGACTTCTCCATGCCCAAGCCCTCTTCTGCCACTATTAATGTACCTCTTCCTGCTACTAACGCTCTTAAACATGCTGAACGACCAAACGTTATTGTGCCTGCTAAGATCGAATGGCAAACGGATGATGCTGGTAACAAAGTGCCGGTATCAGGGGAGTTTGGCGATGTCTATTTTTCACATGCAGATGGTTTAGCAGAGTCACGCCATGTATTTTTGGCGCATAACCAATTGCCGGAGCGATTGGCAAACCTTGTGCCCCAGCAATGTTTTACCATTGCTGAATTGGGTTTTGGTACAGGGCTTAATTTTCTAGCGACGTGGCAACTATGGCGACAGCTTCGGTTAACACATTCGCACTTAGACAGCGCTCATTTGCACTTTATTACCACCGAAAAATATCCCATACCACTGACAGACTTAAAACAGATACTCGCATTGTGGGCACAGCGTGCGCCTGAACTAGCAGAATTGATTGAGCAGCTTTTAGCCAGCTACCCACCGCTGATTGCCGGTTGTCATCGGTTGAATTTCTTTGCGGACAATATAACGCTTGATATTTGGTTAGGCGATGCAGGCGACAGCTTAGCAAGTTTAGGCTTTGAGACAGCTATTCAACGCCCTTATATTGATGCATGGTTTTTAGATGGCTTTGCCCCTTCTTGTAATGAGATATTGTGGGCAGCAAGTATATTTATGCAGATACAGCGCTTATCGCGCGCTGATACGACTGCCGCCACTTATAGCTGTGCCGGTATCGTCAAACGCGGACTACAAGCTCATGGGTTTGCCATTAAAAAAGTCAAAGGCTTTGGGCGCAAGCGCGAGATGCTCACCGCTGTCATGACTGAGCCCTTACCACTGGATGACCATCCCACCTTATATACCCATCCGAATCACACAGTCGTTATTGGTGCTGGCGTAGCAGGACTACTTACTGCTTGGACGCTGGCCAATCGTGGTATCAATGTCACTATTTTAGACAAAAGCGCACCGCTATCTGGCGCATCTGGTAATCCACGTGCCCTCCTCGCCCCCAACATGACGCCTATTCATCACGTCTATGAGCACCTTCATTCTATTGGCTATTTATATAGTGGCAGATTATATCGTGACTTTAATAAGCAAGCCGCGATTCAAAGGACGCCGCTGATACTTGAGCAGACCGGCACTCTAGATTTATTAGTAAAAACCAATATTGGTACTGAGCAGATTGCAGACTATCCAAATGCGATGGCAGCTACGATTACTACTGAAGAAGCGCGGCGGTTAAGCGGCTTAAAAGCTAAAGACTTAGCAGACAATTTATATTTACCGCAATCTGGTTTGGTCAATCCACAAGCTTTAAAAACTGTCACCCTTGCGCATTCGAATATCAATTATCAGCAGTTTAGTGTTACCGATATTAAAGAAACAGAAGATAAAGTTACGGTAAGTGGTAATAATAGTCAAAGCCCTATCACTATAATCGCTGACAATGTCGTGATTTGTGCTGCTTACGAAAGCCATCAACTAGATAAACGTATCGTTGCTTGTCGCACTATTCGCGGGCAATTATCTTGGTTCACACCCACTGCTGAACAAATAACTAAGCTACCTAAATTACCGCTCAAATATAGTGGCTATTGCGCACCATTTATCGGGCAGAGCGGTGATGCTGAGTTGAATAATATTATCGAAAATCAGTCGCAGTTTTTACTTGGCGCAAGCTTCGTCGATGGTGATGCCAATATCGATATCCGTCTTGAGGAAAACCAGCAGAATTACGATAAATTGATTGAAGATATGCCTGAATTGGCTGATGTTTTAATTACTGACCCTAGCTTATGGCAAGCGCGTGCCGGCATTCGCACCCAAACGCTAGATTATCATCCACTGGTTGGTCTACTCGCACAGAGCAAGCGCCTATGGACACTGTCAGCGATGGGTGCAAAAGGTTATGCGTTAGCACCGATATGTGCTGAGGCGTTAGCGGATATGATGTTAGGCTGTTTTACGCCGTTATCCAGCGTTATGTTGACGCGGCTGTCACCCAATCGGGCGCGGCTGCATAAAGCGCGTAACAATGTGAGTAAATTATCGAGCTAACCTTTCAAACGGTATTTTAATTCGCAGTATCGTCATGACTCTCTATACGAGATTTAACCGCACCAAACAATGATTTTCCCGACTCTGATTTTTGCGTAGATATTCTAGTCACACCCTCATCATTTATACTCGTCGTTGGCGCAATTAAAGTTTGAATTTGCGCTTCATCGCGGGTATTTTTTTGAATGGTCACCGCAGCAAACAGACTCATGGTAAATGCCATCATATAAAAACCTTTTTCGCTGAGGTTTAAACTCCCCGCATTCATCAAACCAATAGCAATAAGCACAACAGATAATCCTAAAGCCGCCCAACTAATTAAGTAATACATATTTGTCGTTGGTATACCTTCACTACGATCACGCAGGGTTTTTTGCAAACTAATCGCTGAATAAAGACCGAGCGCCAACACCGCGATATAATAGCCTTTCTCATTCAACAACATACTTTTTGCATTCCATAATCCAAACAAATATGCCAGTACACCAACCAACATGACGGCCCAAGAAGTCCCGATATAAGCGGTCGTTGGTTTATAAGCGGCTAGCTGACTCTTAGTAATCGTGTCATTATTCATCATCGTCCTTAATTAGAAATAAGCAAATACTTGATAGTCATATAAACTTTTATCGACCGCTGTTTTGCCTTAACATAACACAAGCATGTTATATTGTAATCTAAAATTATTTTTAAAATAAATAGCAGTCTTAATGACAGAGTCCTAACATGTCTTTTTTTACCTTACTCATTCTACTTAGCCTTATTATTATCGTACCCATCGTTTTTGTGATGAGAGAAAAGTCTAAGCGCACGCAAACGGCCTCTATACAACGTCATCAAGAGTATTTAGCATCTGCAAGTCGTATAGCCGCACACTCTCAAGCAAATAGGGCATCAAGAGAAAAGGTAAATAATGAACAAAGTAATGAGCTTACTGTCATTGATTTTTCAGCGCAGCATCCCTTTATTAGACTACTTTATAACGAGCAAGTGCCTAAAACGTTTCGAGCAACTATGGATGATATCGGGCAGCAATATGAGTCTACTCATCACGATCAAATCACTGAATCACAATTATTTACCTTCAATAAACTCATCAGCACACGTGTCCCAGAACTGATTACTGACTATCTTAG encodes:
- the ispZ gene encoding septation protein IspZ, with the protein product MKALLDFIPLIAFFIAARYNGILAAAGALLVATIIIYAIHFVRQKGKFDKQQWVVLLLTIVFCGGTLLLRDDIYLRWKSPIINGIFAITLLVSAAINKPLMQLAMKDVFSLTMSGWKKLTVAWALFFAFMGVLHYITAFTMSDEAWINFKTYGWIPIMLVFVVAQFLVLKKHLNPALTDKAAK
- a CDS encoding YciI family protein, whose protein sequence is MSLFAIIGYDVAGSSAQRQMTRAEHLERLQVLSREQRLIIAGPTPIEHGKSEMSGSLIIADFDSLEAAQAWASADPYLRDGVYSHVDIKPFIQALPAATDRSANKPSDKVAAS
- the mnmD gene encoding tRNA (5-methylaminomethyl-2-thiouridine)(34)-methyltransferase MnmD, translating into MPKPSSATINVPLPATNALKHAERPNVIVPAKIEWQTDDAGNKVPVSGEFGDVYFSHADGLAESRHVFLAHNQLPERLANLVPQQCFTIAELGFGTGLNFLATWQLWRQLRLTHSHLDSAHLHFITTEKYPIPLTDLKQILALWAQRAPELAELIEQLLASYPPLIAGCHRLNFFADNITLDIWLGDAGDSLASLGFETAIQRPYIDAWFLDGFAPSCNEILWAASIFMQIQRLSRADTTAATYSCAGIVKRGLQAHGFAIKKVKGFGRKREMLTAVMTEPLPLDDHPTLYTHPNHTVVIGAGVAGLLTAWTLANRGINVTILDKSAPLSGASGNPRALLAPNMTPIHHVYEHLHSIGYLYSGRLYRDFNKQAAIQRTPLILEQTGTLDLLVKTNIGTEQIADYPNAMAATITTEEARRLSGLKAKDLADNLYLPQSGLVNPQALKTVTLAHSNINYQQFSVTDIKETEDKVTVSGNNSQSPITIIADNVVICAAYESHQLDKRIVACRTIRGQLSWFTPTAEQITKLPKLPLKYSGYCAPFIGQSGDAELNNIIENQSQFLLGASFVDGDANIDIRLEENQQNYDKLIEDMPELADVLITDPSLWQARAGIRTQTLDYHPLVGLLAQSKRLWTLSAMGAKGYALAPICAEALADMMLGCFTPLSSVMLTRLSPNRARLHKARNNVSKLSS
- the yiaA gene encoding inner membrane protein YiaA, encoding MNNDTITKSQLAAYKPTTAYIGTSWAVMLVGVLAYLFGLWNAKSMLLNEKGYYIAVLALGLYSAISLQKTLRDRSEGIPTTNMYYLISWAALGLSVVLIAIGLMNAGSLNLSEKGFYMMAFTMSLFAAVTIQKNTRDEAQIQTLIAPTTSINDEGVTRISTQKSESGKSLFGAVKSRIESHDDTAN